A region of Borreliella afzelii DNA encodes the following proteins:
- a CDS encoding DUF226 domain-containing protein, which yields MGDRTMYHTILNNILRGFDVKSEKVFVFFTNLFTKEKKYVTLFPTRKGDEFLGMFYGYKKIRNNPFYSDYTSVCNFSKKKSKPTINLISLNLGSKKGVCFAICIPLLIYLQNASLLVNRKLYKQILNLKKAVFAFYSKDLIPGGVITKWIQKTKEKKLDLMDRIGNLINPPGHFTRSRPRRW from the coding sequence GTGGGCGATAGAACCATGTACCACACCATATTGAATAATATTTTGAGGGGGTTCGACGTAAAATCAGAAAAAGTATTTGTCTTTTTTACAAATTTGTTCACCAAAGAGAAAAAATACGTTACCCTATTCCCAACAAGGAAAGGGGATGAATTTTTAGGGATGTTTTACGGATATAAGAAGATTAGGAATAATCCTTTTTACAGTGACTATACTTCTGTTTGCAACTTCTCCAAAAAAAAATCAAAACCTACAATAAATCTTATTTCATTGAATTTAGGTTCAAAAAAGGGAGTGTGTTTTGCTATTTGCATACCATTGCTTATCTACTTGCAGAACGCCAGCTTGCTTGTTAATAGAAAATTATATAAGCAAATTTTGAATTTGAAAAAAGCAGTTTTTGCGTTTTACTCTAAAGATTTGATTCCCGGAGGCGTTATAACTAAGTGGATTCAAAAAACTAAGGAAAAAAAGTTAGATCTAATGGATCGAATTGGAAATTTGATCAACCCCCCTGGGCACTTTACGAGAAGTCGGCCGCGTCGGTGGTGA
- the bdr gene encoding Bdr family repetitive protein yields the protein MKVALTANITEEQIYKEFIRLGMEQLIAQDLSKRYYHNELTYRDLENLEKQFGLKFENLDFKIDTVKNELNTKIDNVEKNLQKDISNLDAKIDSVEKNLDAKIDNVEKNLQKDISNLDAKIDSVEKNLDAKIDSVEKNLDAKIDSVEKNLNTKIDNLSQDIKQNLDEKLEIFGKFLSEKMETNNQLLSEKLKVSNRIITIAAIVVIPIAISILVPYVVSLIGSYLN from the coding sequence ATGAAAGTAGCGTTGACAGCAAATATTACTGAAGAACAAATATACAAAGAGTTTATTCGATTAGGAATGGAACAATTAATAGCTCAAGATTTATCCAAAAGATATTATCACAATGAGCTTACATATAGAGATTTAGAGAATTTAGAAAAACAATTTGGTTTAAAGTTTGAGAATCTTGATTTTAAGATTGATACCGTAAAGAATGAGCTCAATACTAAGATAGATAATGTAGAGAAGAATTTACAAAAGGATATATCTAATTTAGATGCTAAGATAGATTCTGTAGAGAAGAATTTAGATGCCAAGATAGATAATGTAGAGAAGAATTTACAAAAGGATATATCTAATTTAGATGCTAAGATAGATTCTGTAGAGAAGAATTTAGATGCTAAGATAGATTCTGTAGAGAAGAATTTAGATGCTAAGATAGATTCTGTAGAGAAGAATTTAAATACCAAAATAGATAATTTGTCACAAGATATAAAACAAAATCTTGACGAAAAACTAGAAATTTTTGGAAAATTCTTATCAGAAAAAATGGAAACCAATAATCAATTATTATCAGAAAAACTCAAGGTGAGTAACAGAATAATAACCATTGCGGCAATAGTAGTAATTCCTATTGCTATATCTATTCTAGTTCCTTATGTTGTGTCGCTGATTGGCAGCTATTTGAATTAG